One Vigna unguiculata cultivar IT97K-499-35 chromosome 7, ASM411807v1, whole genome shotgun sequence genomic region harbors:
- the LOC114191282 gene encoding uncharacterized protein LOC114191282 yields the protein MVNAMAQQSIAMMQQHEASMQRQAASIEQQQLVMQQMEAARVAAKDAHRQHMEALHFLKHHPTKFNGKTSPDVADQWLKDIERIFDAKMCPEESRLAFAVYMLIGEAEHWWINMKSIMEERQEPVTWEVFRRMFLSEYFPDNVKYAKEVEFLQLTQGSKYVVEYAEKFKHLSRFYTMPLDEEWRCRKFENGLHGDLRLMVAPLSIKDFAALVEKARVMEKMKVEVETQHSHQQRVEGPSGSRHRHEERRKPYTRPHSES from the exons ATGGTGAATGCTATGGCACAACAGAGTATTGCAATGATGCAACAACATGAAGCATCAATGCAGCGACAGGCAGCCTCAATTGAGCAGCAGCAACTGGTTatgcagcagatggaagctGCTAGGGTGGCTGCTAAGGACGCTCATCGTCAACACATGGAGGCCCTCC acttTCTGAAGCATCATCCGACTAAGTTTAATGGGAAGACCAGTCCAGATGTCGCAGATCAGTGGTTGAAGGACATTGAGAGGATTTTTGATGCTAAGATGTGCCCCGAGGAGAGTAGGTTGGCCTTCGCGGTATACATGCTCATAGGGGAGGCTGAGCACTGGTGGATCAATATGAAGTCCATCATGGAAGAGAGGCAGGAACCAGTTACTTGGGAGGTCTTTAGGAGAATGTTTCTCTCTGAGTACTTCCCCGACAACGTCAAATATGCTAAAGAGGTAGAGTTTTTGCAGTTGACTCAAGGAAGCAAATATGTGGTTGAGTATGCGGAAAAGTTTAAGCATCTTAGTCGTTTCTACACCATGCCACTAGATGAAGAGTGGCGATGCAGGAAATTTGAGAACGGTCTCCATGGAGATCTTCGGCTGATGGTGGCCCCActatccatcaaggactttgcagCCTTGGTGGAGAAGGCTAGGGTTATGGAGAAGATGAAAGTGGAAGTGGAAACTCAACACTCACACCAGCAGAGAGTGGaaggaccatctgggtccaggcaTAGGCACGAGGAGAGGAGGAAACCCTATACTAGGCCTCATTCCGAGTCTTAG
- the LOC114192498 gene encoding E3 ubiquitin-protein ligase SP1, translating into MIPWGGLSCCLSAAALYLLGRSSGRDAEILKSVTRVNQLKELAQLLDAEILPLIVTISGRVASETPINCEFSGLRGVIVEETAEQHFLKHNDAGSWIQDSALMLSMSKEVPWYLDDGSDRVHVVGARGATGFALPVGSEAFEESGRSLVRGTLDYLQGLKMLGVKRIERVLPIGTSLTVVGEAAKDDVGSIRIQRPHKGPFYVSPKTIDQLIANLGKWARWYKYASMGLTVFGAYLIAKHAIGYILERRRRSELQRRVLAAAAAKKSGSNNDVEKADSLSDVAKRDRLMPDLCVICLEQEYNAVFVPCGHMCCCTACSSHLTNCPLCRRQIEKVVKTFRH; encoded by the exons ATGATTCCTTGGGGTGGCCTTAGTTGCTGTTTGAGTGCTGCTGCTCTTTATCTTCTCGGCAGAAGCAGTGGCAG GGATGCGGAAATTCTTAAATCGGTTACGAGGGTCAATCAGTTGAAGGAACTGG CTCAACTGTTAGATGCTGAAATATTACCCTTGATTGTTACAATTTCTGGAAGAGTTGCCTCTGAAACCCCAATTAACTGTGAGTTCAGTGGTTTAAGAGGCGTTATAGTTGAAGAAACA GCAGAGCAGCATTTTCTCAAGCACAATGATGCTGGTTCCTGGATACAGGATTCTGCTTTGATGCTATCAATGAGTAAAGAGGTTCCTTGGTATCTG GATGATGGGAGTGATCGTGTGCATGTGGTTGGAGCTCGGGGTGCCACTGGTTTTGCATTACCTGTTGGAAGTGAGGCATTTGAAGAGTCAGGTCGGTCACTTGTACGTGGAACATTGGATTATCTCCAAGGTCTCAAG ATGCTTGGAGTCAAGAGAATTGAAAGGGTACTTCCTATTGGAACTTCCTTGACTGTTGTTGGTGAg GCTGCTAAAGATGATGTTGGGTCCATTCGAATTCAGCGACCTCACAAAGGACCATTTTATGTCTCTCCCAAAACAATTGATCAACTAATTGCAAATCTGGGAAAATGGGCAAG GTGGTATAAGTATGCCTCTATGGGCTTGACAGTGTTTGGTGCTTATCTGATAGCTAAGCATGCTATTGGGTACATATTGGAAAGACGGCGCCGCAGCGAACTACAAAGAAG GGTtcttgctgctgctgctgcgaAGAAGTCAGGATCAAATAATGATG TTGAAAAAGCGGACAGCTTATCAGATGTTGCTAAAAGGGATCGCTTAATGCCGGATTTGTGTGTAATATGCCTTGAACAGGAATACAATGCTGTTTTTGTTCC GTGTGGCCATATGTGTTGCTGTACAGcttgttcatcacacttaaccAATTGCCCTCTTTGCCGGCGCCAGATAGAGAAGGTTGTCAAGACTTTCCGTCATTGA
- the LOC114189829 gene encoding uncharacterized protein LOC114189829, giving the protein MDKNNGSNSSVCNKIRQALASNLAVRTVQRITSFNQEPKPLTKHPKTPSSITNIPIQNKPHSNHKAHRQGPGSGSGAVPIKLDHSAVSSAAKGAERANKVAIKGEPHAQRVPMQGYKQQGHGVLSESPHGKKIDINDHFKDFIQQTREKMMRSMTNIGWGQNNHAAAPDHEPQHGSHKNESHFSDFIQRARKKLRTTTTVRKNNYTKKE; this is encoded by the coding sequence ATGGACAAAAACAATGGCTCAAACTCTTCTGTGTGCAACAAAATCCGTCAAGCACTTGCAAGCAACCTTGCTGTTCGAACCGTTCAACGCATCACAAGCTTCAATCAAGAACCTAAACCACTCACCAAACATCCAAAAACACCTTCTTCCATCACTAACATTCCTATCCAAAACAAACCACACTCGAATCATAAGGCTCACAGACAAGGACCAGGATCAGGATCAGGAGCAGTTCCAATAAAGCTTGATCACTCAGCAGTCTCAAGTGCAGCAAAAGGTGCAGAAAGAGCAAACAAAGTTGCTATAAAAGGTGAGCCTCATGCACAGCGTGTTCCCATGCAAGGGTATAAACAACAGGGTCATGGGGTGCTCTCAGAATCACCACATGGTAAGAAAATTGACATCAATGACCATTTCAAAGATTTCATTCAACAAACGAGGGAGAAAATGATGAGAAGCATGACGAACATTGGTTGGGGTCAGAACAACCATGCGGCTGCACCAGATCATGAGCCTCAGCATGGTAGCCACAAAAATGAAAGCCATTTTTCTGACTTTATTCAGCGCGCTAGGAAGAAGCTCAGAACTACAACTACTGTTCGAAAGAATAATTACACGAAGAAAGAGTGA